In the Bacillota bacterium genome, TGCGACGCGCCGGCGGGCCCGGCCTCAGGCTTTGCCATCCTTGCCCAGCCCGGCCCTGGCCAGCAGCGCCTGCCACTGTTCGTCCACGTCTTTCTGGATGGCAGCGAGAAGCTGCCCGGTCTCATCCTCGAAGACGTGGCGGAAGCGCTCCTGGGGCTTCAGGTACTCCTCGATCGCCAGCTTGTTCTTGGGAACGTACGTGACCTTCCACTGGCCGTGGTCCACCTCGAACAGCGGCCAGGCGCACGTCTCGGCGGCCAGTTCGGCCAGGCGGATGGTCTGCGACGGATCCGTCCCCCACCCGAGCCGGCACGGGGCCAGCACGTTGATGAAGGACGGGCCGTCCACCTCCGTGGCGCGCTTCACCTTGCGCGTCAGGTCCTGCCAGTGGGCGATGGTCGACTGGGCCACGTACGGAATACCGTGCGCCGCCATGATGGCCGTGAGGTCCTTGCGGCGCTGCTGCTTGCCGGGCACCACGTCGCCCGCCGGCGACGTGGTGGTGGAAGCCCCGAAGGGCGTGGCCGAGGACCGCTGGATGCCGGTGTTCATGTAGGCCTGGTTGTCGTAGCAGACGTACAGGAACCGGTGGCCGCGTTCCACCGCGCCCGACAGCGACTGCAGCCCGATGTCGTACGTGCCGCCGTCGCCGCCGAACGCCACGAAGCGGATCTCCCTGTCGATCTTCCCTTTGCGCCGCAGCGCCTGGTAGGCGGCCTCCACGCCCGAGATGGTGGCCGCCGCGTTTTCGAAGGCGTTGTGGATGAACGGGACGGTCCACGCCGTGTTGGGGTACGTGGTGGTGGTGACCTCCATGCACCCGGTCGCGCCCGCCACCACCACGGGC is a window encoding:
- a CDS encoding thiamine pyrophosphate-dependent enzyme, whose protein sequence is MPTLKELARRPNPLTGGHSACAGCGFPQAVRLVLMSIDEPVVVAGATGCMEVTTTTYPNTAWTVPFIHNAFENAAATISGVEAAYQALRRKGKIDREIRFVAFGGDGGTYDIGLQSLSGAVERGHRFLYVCYDNQAYMNTGIQRSSATPFGASTTTSPAGDVVPGKQQRRKDLTAIMAAHGIPYVAQSTIAHWQDLTRKVKRATEVDGPSFINVLAPCRLGWGTDPSQTIRLAELAAETCAWPLFEVDHGQWKVTYVPKNKLAIEEYLKPQERFRHVFEDETGQLLAAIQKDVDEQWQALLARAGLGKDGKA